A single window of Nicotiana sylvestris chromosome 5, ASM39365v2, whole genome shotgun sequence DNA harbors:
- the LOC104224823 gene encoding cytochrome b561 and DOMON domain-containing protein At5g47530-like, translating to MDNKVLTSLVFSSILLTLFTSTYAQNCSSHRFSNNNIFATCNPLPVLNSVLHWTYHSANHTVDLAYRHGGVTDSDWVAWALNIGGSNMLGAQCLVAFRNSSGQIHAYTSPISSYQTQLREGPLSFRVPRIAAEFINNEMVIFATLELPSGSSTSFNQVWQNGAVSGQSLQIHSRIGDNVRSLGTIDFASGQTSAAAGGDSASSRQRRRNTHGVLNAISWGVMMPMGAVFARYLKVFKSANPAWFYLHVACQTSAYAVGVAGWGTGLKLGSDSVGIKFNTHRNIGITLFCLGTLQVFALLLRPKPDHKYRLYWNIYHHTIGYTVIILSIINVFEGFDALNGQKYWKRAYIGVIIALGAIAVLLEAFTWFIVIKRKKTSVSDKYPNGNGANGVNAYANREV from the exons ATGGATAATAAGGTCTTAACAAGTTTGGTGTTTTCATCAATCTTGTTAACTCTCTTCACTTCAACTTATGCTCAAAACTGTTCAAGTCATCGATTCAGCAACAACAATATTTTTGCCACTTGCAACCCTCTCCCTGTTCTCAACTCTGTCCTACACTGGACTTACCACTCAGCTAACCACACAGTAGATCTTGCTTATAGACATGGTGGTGTCACAGATTCTGATTGGGTTGCTTGGGCTTTAAATATAGGAGGATCAAATATGTTAGGAGCTCAGTGTTTGGTTGCTTTTAGAAATTCAAGTGGACAAATTCATGCCTACACTTCACCTATTTCTAGCTACCAGACACAGCTGAGAGAAGGTCCCTTGAGCTTTAGGGTGCCTAGAATTGCAGCAGAGTTTATAAATAACGAGATGGTTATATTTGCAACTCTGGAGCTTCCTAGTGGGAGTAGTACTAGTTTTAATCAGGTTTGGCAAAATGGTGCAGTTTCTGGTCAGAGTTTGCAAATTCATAGTCGGATTGGTGATAACGTGAGGAGTTTGGGAACTATTGATTTTGCCAGTGGACAGACCTCTGCCGCTGCTGGTGGTGATTCAGCCAGTTCTAGACAACGTCGAAGAAAT ACACATGGAGTGCTGAATGCAATTAGTTGGGGAGTTATGATGCCAATGGGTGCTGTATTTGCAAGGTATTTGAAAGTGTTCAAGTCAGCAAATCCAGCTTGGTTTTACCTACATGTTGCTTGCCAAACCTCTGCTTATGCTGTTGGGGTTGCTGGATGGGGCACTGGTCTCAAGCTTGGCAGTGATTCTGTTGGAATTAAATTCAATACTCACAGAAACATTGGCATTACTCTCTTCTGCCTTGGAACTCTTCAG GTTTTTGCCTTGCTATTGAGGCCAAAGCCAGACCACAAGTACAGACTCTACTGGAACATCTACCACCATACTATTGGATACACTGTAATCATTCTTAGCATCATCAATGTGTTTGAGGGATTTGATGCCTTAAATGGACAGAAATACTGGAAGAGGGCTTACATTGGGGTTATCATTGCCTTAGGTGCAATTGCAGTTTTATTGGAAGCCTTTACTTGGTTCATTGTCATTAAAAGGAAAAAGACTTCAGTTTCTGACAAGTACCCCAATGGGAATGGGGCAAATGGTGTTAATGCATATGCAAACAGGGAGGTGTAA